The Calditrichota bacterium genome includes a window with the following:
- a CDS encoding efflux RND transporter permease subunit, translating to MVRKKLEGKVSLLPKLSLTRPITVLMSLTALMVVGYIAYSSISVALMPTGFTPPFLGVWTPYPNANPEEVEQLIARPLEEVVRTIKGVKTVNTYSHSNGCWTFLRFNQSADMDLAYSQLRDRVDRVRPDLPDDIERLYIRKWNNDDDPIMWIALIPDEPIEDPYYFTEMLIKKPLERVDGVANVEIWGADEKSIQIYIKQDAVKSFKINLYEVINTLRSDNFAISSGDVRDGGHKIFVRSVGKFRSLEEIKNIPIKGANVHLKDIADVVYDVPEKSWVQQIDGKSAIQIGVFKESMANTVDLCTAVEDMFHKEFKKDPRLAGFKTEILFNQGQFILESIDNLKNAGIWGGMFAFLVLYFFLRRFRMTLILNLAIPLSLLFSLTVLYFMGWTLNLITMMGLMISVGMVVDNSIVVLENIYRKRSEGKSTLKAAAEGTSEVSLAVTMATFTTIVVFLPMILMSGDAGFKFYMLRIGVPVMISLVASLIVAMIFIPLAATRVVSKREVKEPPVITKINAYYNKTLSWSIAHRLETFIVLMLFIFSLSYAMNNVAQTDDMDGNINDFRLFLDLPDNYSLDDAKRVVTMVEDTIRAKSDRYNIRTIDSRFRHNRGRLNVFLMPEPSLSWYDVIYNSAEELFGMADTTIMSRTEVVEDVKKRIPELPGVKVRTSWRRSGGNDEASITLNLFGDDTKRLASLSEEVERRLKSIPEIISIETDREQGEDEIQLVIKREQAQKYGVSPRTISGTVMYTLRGIQLPKFQTDDREIDMLIQLQEEDRQNLEQLRNITFFSTNGREIPLEAVASIKVKKGFGEIQRENGKTFLAIKANSTAENIGMIHGKIDKAMVGFSMPYGYSWSKGQRFNRINERNDSQMFGIILSITFVFLLMGILFESFVLPLSVLMAIPFSFVGAYWMLLITGTPFDTMSGIGLIILIGVVVNNAIVLIDLVNRLRLEGYSRRDALVEAGRKRFRPILMTAFTTIGGLIPMALGNAKMIGISYKPLGLTIVGGMMFSTLVSLIAVPWAYMLFDDMRNYFKRMVGGILIRKNKQVDEETVPTV from the coding sequence ATGGTACGAAAAAAATTAGAAGGTAAAGTAAGTCTTTTACCAAAGCTATCTTTAACAAGGCCAATTACAGTTTTAATGTCCTTAACAGCGCTAATGGTTGTTGGCTATATTGCTTATAGTTCCATTTCCGTTGCCTTGATGCCAACCGGTTTTACACCTCCTTTCCTCGGAGTCTGGACACCTTACCCAAATGCCAATCCTGAAGAAGTTGAGCAGTTAATTGCCCGTCCTTTAGAAGAGGTGGTTCGTACAATAAAAGGTGTTAAAACTGTAAATACATATAGTCATTCAAATGGTTGTTGGACTTTCTTGCGATTCAACCAAAGCGCAGATATGGATCTTGCTTATAGTCAGCTAAGAGATCGGGTGGATCGTGTAAGGCCCGACCTTCCGGATGATATCGAACGGCTATATATTCGCAAATGGAATAACGATGATGACCCTATTATGTGGATTGCTCTTATTCCGGATGAACCCATTGAAGATCCTTATTATTTTACAGAAATGCTTATCAAAAAACCTTTAGAGCGGGTTGATGGTGTTGCTAATGTGGAAATATGGGGTGCCGATGAAAAATCAATCCAGATTTATATAAAACAAGATGCTGTAAAAAGTTTTAAGATAAACCTATATGAAGTTATAAACACACTTCGCAGCGATAATTTTGCTATTTCTTCGGGAGATGTGCGCGATGGCGGGCACAAGATTTTTGTCCGTTCTGTTGGGAAATTTCGCAGCCTGGAAGAGATAAAAAATATCCCCATTAAAGGAGCAAATGTTCACCTTAAAGACATAGCGGATGTTGTTTATGATGTTCCTGAAAAAAGCTGGGTACAGCAAATTGATGGCAAGTCTGCAATTCAGATTGGAGTATTTAAAGAATCAATGGCCAATACTGTAGATTTGTGTACTGCCGTTGAAGATATGTTTCATAAAGAGTTTAAAAAAGATCCAAGATTAGCAGGGTTTAAAACAGAAATTTTGTTTAACCAGGGCCAGTTTATTCTTGAATCGATTGACAATTTAAAAAATGCCGGTATTTGGGGCGGTATGTTTGCTTTCCTCGTACTTTACTTCTTTTTACGTCGCTTTAGAATGACTTTGATTCTGAATCTGGCAATTCCGCTTTCCCTGCTTTTTAGTCTTACTGTTCTATATTTTATGGGCTGGACTTTAAACCTGATAACCATGATGGGCTTAATGATATCTGTTGGAATGGTGGTGGATAACTCAATTGTTGTTCTGGAAAATATTTACCGTAAACGCAGTGAGGGAAAAAGCACATTAAAAGCTGCAGCAGAAGGCACAAGCGAAGTTTCCCTGGCCGTTACAATGGCAACATTTACAACAATTGTTGTGTTTCTTCCTATGATTTTAATGAGTGGTGATGCAGGTTTTAAATTTTATATGCTGCGTATCGGCGTTCCTGTAATGATTTCGTTGGTGGCATCTTTAATTGTTGCCATGATTTTTATCCCTTTGGCAGCAACTCGAGTCGTTTCGAAAAGAGAAGTAAAAGAGCCGCCCGTTATCACAAAAATAAATGCCTATTACAACAAAACCCTTAGCTGGAGTATTGCCCATCGTCTGGAAACATTTATTGTATTGATGCTTTTCATTTTTTCTTTGAGCTACGCCATGAACAATGTTGCTCAAACAGATGATATGGATGGCAACATAAATGATTTTCGCCTCTTTTTAGATTTACCGGACAACTATAGCCTTGATGATGCCAAAAGAGTAGTGACCATGGTTGAAGATACAATCCGCGCAAAATCAGATCGCTATAATATCAGAACAATTGATTCGCGTTTCCGACATAACAGGGGAAGACTAAACGTGTTTTTAATGCCGGAACCATCTTTGAGCTGGTATGATGTAATCTATAATTCCGCTGAAGAATTATTTGGTATGGCGGATACAACCATTATGTCTCGTACAGAAGTTGTAGAGGATGTTAAAAAAAGAATTCCGGAATTACCTGGAGTAAAAGTACGCACATCTTGGCGTAGAAGCGGTGGAAACGATGAAGCATCCATTACACTGAATCTTTTTGGTGATGATACTAAAAGGCTTGCTTCTTTATCTGAGGAGGTTGAACGCCGTTTAAAGTCAATTCCGGAAATAATAAGTATTGAGACAGATAGGGAACAAGGCGAAGATGAAATACAATTGGTTATAAAGAGGGAACAGGCTCAGAAATATGGTGTAAGTCCACGTACAATTTCTGGTACGGTTATGTATACTTTGCGTGGGATTCAATTGCCTAAGTTCCAGACGGATGACCGCGAAATTGATATGCTGATCCAGTTGCAGGAAGAAGACAGGCAAAACCTGGAACAATTAAGAAATATAACTTTCTTCTCAACCAATGGCCGGGAGATACCATTGGAAGCAGTTGCATCTATTAAAGTGAAAAAAGGTTTTGGTGAAATTCAACGAGAAAATGGTAAAACTTTTCTTGCTATCAAAGCTAACTCCACGGCAGAAAATATTGGAATGATCCATGGGAAAATTGATAAAGCAATGGTTGGATTCTCAATGCCATATGGCTACTCTTGGTCAAAAGGGCAAAGGTTTAATCGCATAAATGAACGTAATGACAGCCAGATGTTTGGTATAATTTTATCAATTACTTTTGTTTTTCTTTTAATGGGCATTCTATTTGAATCCTTTGTTCTACCGCTTTCAGTATTAATGGCAATCCCATTTTCATTTGTTGGGGCTTATTGGATGTTGTTAATAACCGGAACGCCATTTGATACTATGAGTGGGATAGGTCTGATTATTTTGATTGGAGTAGTTGTTAATAATGCTATTGTATTAATTGATCTTGTTAACAGATTACGGCTGGAAGGATATTCTCGAAGAGATGCTTTAGTAGAAGCGGGAAGAAAACGATTCCGCCCGATTTTGATGACAGCATTTACAACAATAGGTGGATTGATTCCTATGGCTTTGGGTAATGCCAAAATGATTGGGATTTCTTATAAACCTTTAGGGCTGACTATTGTTGGTGGAATGATGTTCTCAACATTGGTTTCGCTGATTGCCGTTCCTTGGGCTTATATGTTATTTGATGATATGCGCAATTATTTTAAACGTATGGTTGGCGGGATTTTAATTCGCAAAAATAAACAAGTTGATGAAGAAACTGTGCCAACTGTATAA